The proteins below are encoded in one region of Micromonospora sp. DSM 45708:
- a CDS encoding carbonic anhydrase, with protein sequence MSRNPVSRRSLLATGGAAALALGTLTAARPALAGTTEPPAVTPTEALRRLRNGNHRFVTGSSRHPHQSMAALQRLAAGQHPFAIIVGCADSRVAPEVLFDQGLGDLFDNRVAGNIVDDLLLGSVEFAVEEFHSPLIVVLGHERCGAVSATINAIRTGGTAPGHIGTIVESLRPVVEPLLDQPGDVVENSVQANVRAQVAGLVQRSHLIAERVDAGTLKVVGARYDLDTGTVTLVD encoded by the coding sequence ATGTCGCGTAACCCCGTTTCCCGTCGATCGCTGCTGGCCACCGGTGGTGCCGCCGCCCTCGCCCTCGGCACGCTCACGGCCGCCCGTCCCGCCCTGGCCGGCACCACCGAGCCGCCCGCCGTCACCCCGACAGAGGCGTTGCGTCGGCTGCGCAACGGCAACCACCGCTTCGTCACTGGAAGCAGCCGTCACCCCCACCAGAGCATGGCGGCCCTGCAGCGGCTGGCCGCCGGCCAGCACCCGTTCGCCATCATCGTGGGCTGCGCCGACTCCCGGGTGGCCCCGGAGGTGCTGTTCGACCAGGGTCTGGGCGACCTGTTCGACAACCGGGTCGCTGGCAACATCGTTGACGACCTGCTGCTGGGCAGCGTCGAGTTCGCCGTGGAGGAGTTCCACAGCCCGCTGATCGTCGTACTCGGGCACGAGCGGTGCGGGGCGGTAAGCGCCACGATCAACGCCATCCGGACCGGCGGTACCGCTCCCGGCCACATCGGCACGATCGTGGAGAGCCTCCGCCCGGTGGTGGAGCCGCTGCTCGACCAGCCGGGCGACGTGGTGGAGAACAGCGTCCAGGCCAACGTCCGGGCGCAGGTCGCGGGGCTGGTGCAGCGCAGCCACCTGATCGCCGAGCGGGTGGACGCCGGCACCCTCAAGGTGGTCGGGGCTCGGTACGACCTCGACACCGGCACGGTCACGCTGGTCGACTGA
- a CDS encoding DUF5956 family protein, whose translation MTVCDSIAESTIFVPRTADDQENTDESVNSYLRDLGLPQRLSGYRWFQRPPGDLTVKDIDEAVYAAIRDLPRDHHPAEAVPAIRAALAQSYGR comes from the coding sequence GTGACCGTCTGCGACAGCATCGCCGAGAGCACGATCTTCGTCCCGCGCACGGCGGATGATCAGGAGAACACCGATGAGTCCGTGAATTCGTACCTACGTGATCTGGGACTGCCGCAGCGGCTGAGCGGCTACCGCTGGTTCCAACGCCCACCCGGCGACCTCACCGTCAAAGACATCGACGAAGCGGTCTACGCGGCGATCAGAGACCTGCCCCGCGATCATCACCCCGCCGAGGCGGTGCCGGCCATCCGCGCGGCCCTCGCCCAGTCGTACGGGCGGTGA
- a CDS encoding TetR/AcrR family transcriptional regulator, with product MLGVRCVECEAELPAGVGRGRPRRYCSRRCQARAYRRRREHGPATTLRRVPALPAPTGGDPRDRLVALAVELADAGGVDAVSMRVLARRAAMPDHAVYRHVRNRVALLAAMAEQVIAARPPGAAPLPRDPRQRLERLAGDEWAMYRRHPWLLSVLATDRPPTGPAVLAMVDRVVAAFTTAGYDPAAGFRAYLALSGFAQGMALLIPRDPADHAWWSATRNRLERTGRTRERPWLAAASQTRPDTDLDTWFRFGLRGLLDGLLAGARSTH from the coding sequence GTGCTCGGTGTCCGGTGTGTCGAGTGCGAGGCGGAGCTGCCCGCCGGCGTCGGCCGAGGGCGTCCGCGCCGCTACTGCTCCCGGCGTTGCCAGGCCCGCGCGTACCGCAGGCGCCGCGAGCACGGCCCCGCCACCACCCTGCGTCGCGTCCCCGCTCTGCCCGCGCCCACCGGCGGTGATCCGCGCGACCGGCTGGTCGCCCTCGCGGTCGAGTTGGCGGACGCCGGGGGTGTGGACGCCGTCTCCATGCGGGTCCTCGCCCGACGCGCCGCCATGCCCGACCACGCCGTGTACCGGCATGTCCGCAACCGGGTGGCCCTCCTCGCCGCGATGGCCGAGCAGGTCATCGCCGCCCGCCCGCCCGGCGCCGCACCATTACCGCGCGATCCGCGTCAACGGCTCGAACGGCTGGCCGGGGACGAGTGGGCGATGTACCGGCGCCATCCCTGGCTGCTGTCCGTCCTCGCCACCGACCGGCCGCCGACCGGGCCGGCGGTCCTCGCCATGGTCGACCGGGTCGTGGCGGCGTTCACCACCGCCGGGTACGACCCCGCCGCGGGGTTCCGCGCCTACCTGGCGCTCAGCGGCTTCGCCCAGGGCATGGCCCTCCTCATCCCGCGCGATCCGGCCGACCACGCCTGGTGGTCGGCGACCCGCAACCGGCTGGAGCGGACCGGCCGGACCCGGGAACGGCCCTGGCTGGCCGCGGCCAGCCAGACCCGACCCGACACCGACCTCGACACCTGGTTCCGGTTCGGCCTGCGCGGGCTGCTCGACGGCCTTTTGGCGGGTGCCCGTTCCACTCACTGA
- a CDS encoding beta-1,3-glucanase family protein, producing the protein MLGVLAALFVTAATTISVIPRPAHAVGPDLLPVTVVNNSGRGEAVFLYILGQDIRPGGRLGYVNAAGQFSAWPAGGLPPTPAPDVAIPGPSNGGSVTVRFPRFISARMYFSFGRKLDFRLSPDGLVQPAPWAGGDPNRDILFDWSEFTYNDSGLWLNSSQVDMFAVPHAVSVTGADGRTIRTGDPVANGRENVINQIRNNPDFARSVYTRSDGTVLRVLAPGKAMDAGLMNPNYLDGYINSAWNAYTSRTLTVVPRVNEPNRRFFGRTNGNTMVFTDSAGAQVATVAKPSTANVWGCDGVFNAPNTPPFIEPEIKRTLCTALNRGTLGTSSQEPVLDANQFYRNSAANHYSRIIHANMADGKAYGFAYDDVGGFESLVHHGDPRSAAIILSPFTGGSPPPTTPPPAAGSAIVSNWHNKCIDVPGGNFNDGQRLIVWDCTNGVNQRWEFVNGTLRTQNNKCMDVAWGSTSDGAAIQIANCSGNPAQQFVLGGAGDLVNPQANKCVDIKDWNPNNDAVLQLWTCNGGANQKWRRG; encoded by the coding sequence ATGCTCGGCGTTCTCGCCGCGTTGTTCGTGACTGCCGCCACCACCATCTCCGTCATACCGCGTCCGGCGCACGCAGTCGGGCCCGATCTCCTGCCGGTCACCGTCGTCAACAACTCGGGTCGCGGCGAGGCGGTGTTCCTCTACATCCTCGGACAGGACATCCGTCCTGGCGGCCGGCTCGGCTACGTCAACGCGGCCGGACAGTTCTCCGCCTGGCCCGCCGGTGGCCTGCCACCGACCCCCGCACCCGACGTCGCCATCCCCGGCCCCAGCAACGGCGGCAGCGTCACCGTACGATTCCCGCGGTTCATCTCGGCCCGGATGTACTTCTCCTTCGGTCGGAAGCTGGACTTCCGCCTCAGCCCCGACGGCCTCGTCCAACCCGCACCCTGGGCCGGCGGGGATCCCAACCGGGACATCCTGTTCGACTGGTCCGAATTCACCTACAACGACTCGGGCCTGTGGCTCAACAGTTCCCAGGTGGACATGTTCGCCGTCCCGCACGCGGTGAGCGTCACCGGCGCCGACGGACGGACGATCCGCACCGGCGATCCGGTCGCCAACGGCCGGGAGAACGTGATCAACCAGATCCGGAACAACCCGGACTTCGCCCGTTCCGTGTACACCCGCTCCGACGGCACCGTCCTGCGGGTCCTCGCGCCCGGCAAAGCGATGGACGCCGGCCTGATGAACCCCAATTACCTGGACGGGTACATCAACTCAGCGTGGAACGCCTACACGAGCCGGACCCTCACCGTCGTGCCCCGCGTCAACGAGCCGAACCGGCGCTTCTTCGGCCGGACCAACGGCAACACCATGGTCTTCACCGACTCGGCAGGCGCCCAGGTCGCCACGGTCGCCAAGCCCAGCACGGCCAACGTCTGGGGCTGCGACGGGGTGTTCAACGCCCCGAACACCCCACCGTTCATCGAGCCGGAGATCAAACGGACGCTGTGCACGGCGCTGAACCGAGGCACCCTGGGCACCTCGTCGCAGGAGCCGGTACTGGACGCGAACCAGTTCTACCGCAACAGCGCGGCCAACCACTACTCGCGGATCATCCACGCCAACATGGCCGACGGCAAGGCGTACGGCTTCGCCTACGACGACGTCGGCGGCTTCGAGTCCCTGGTGCACCACGGCGACCCCCGCTCGGCCGCGATCATCCTCTCGCCCTTCACCGGCGGCAGCCCGCCGCCCACCACGCCGCCCCCGGCTGCTGGTTCGGCCATCGTCAGCAACTGGCACAACAAGTGCATCGATGTGCCCGGCGGAAACTTCAACGACGGCCAACGCCTCATCGTCTGGGACTGCACGAACGGCGTCAACCAGCGCTGGGAGTTCGTCAACGGCACCCTGCGCACCCAGAACAACAAGTGCATGGATGTCGCCTGGGGCTCCACCTCCGACGGCGCCGCCATCCAGATCGCCAACTGCTCTGGCAACCCGGCCCAACAATTCGTTCTCGGCGGAGCCGGCGACCTCGTCAACCCGCAGGCCAACAAGTGCGTCGACATCAAGGACTGGAACCCGAACAACGATGCCGTCCTGCAACTCTGGACCTGCAACGGCGGCGCCAACCAGAAGTGGCGCCGCGGCTGA
- a CDS encoding FAD-binding oxidoreductase: MDSPSRRDVLRAGAVASAAVLYPSPAAAAATAAGASPFGPVRVRPDDPRYADLVRRGNRRFVGTPDEVRVVGSTEQVVAAVQDAVRTGRRVAVRGGGHCFEGFVDDPAVRMVIDLSGLTEVYHDPRRFGFAVEAGTTLGEAYRRLFLGWGVTLPGGSCPGVGVGGHIAGGGYGRLSRLHGLVVDHLSAVEVVVVDRHGTARAVVATREPTDPNRDLWWAHTGGGGGTFGVVTRYWFRSLPTPPARVLDFTVTWPWAGMDEQGFHRLAGNFGRWCVRNSAPDSRGRHLYAELVLLRPRTGNHTLAGQVPHDSRHLLDELVGALGDGVGVTPTLSLETLPWLTATLGGHGDDGKNWRLKVKSAFHRAPLTERHLQVVYRHLTRDSDLPAGSLSLNTYGGAINAVPATATADVHRDASMLLFYLAGWTDAASDPRHLAWIREFYRDMYADTGGVPPGGAYINYPDIDLTTATRPWPDVYFGPNYRRLQQVKARWDPRDVFHHELSVRPPAR; this comes from the coding sequence ATGGATTCGCCCAGTCGCAGAGATGTGCTTCGTGCCGGCGCGGTCGCCTCCGCCGCCGTCCTCTATCCGTCCCCCGCCGCCGCCGCGGCAACGGCAGCCGGTGCGTCCCCGTTCGGCCCGGTCCGGGTACGTCCGGACGACCCCCGGTACGCGGATCTCGTCCGTCGCGGCAACCGACGGTTCGTGGGCACACCGGACGAGGTGCGCGTGGTCGGCTCGACCGAGCAGGTCGTGGCGGCCGTGCAGGACGCCGTCCGCACCGGCCGGCGAGTGGCGGTACGCGGCGGCGGGCACTGCTTCGAGGGCTTCGTGGACGACCCGGCGGTCCGGATGGTGATCGACCTGTCCGGTCTGACCGAGGTCTACCACGACCCTCGACGGTTCGGTTTCGCGGTCGAGGCGGGCACCACGCTCGGCGAGGCGTACCGCAGGCTCTTCCTCGGGTGGGGGGTGACCCTTCCCGGTGGGTCGTGCCCGGGCGTCGGCGTCGGCGGTCATATCGCGGGTGGCGGCTACGGTCGCCTCTCCCGCCTGCACGGACTCGTCGTGGACCACCTCTCCGCGGTGGAGGTGGTCGTGGTCGACCGCCACGGTACCGCCCGTGCGGTGGTCGCCACCCGGGAGCCGACAGACCCGAACCGCGATCTGTGGTGGGCGCACACCGGCGGCGGCGGAGGGACCTTCGGCGTCGTCACGCGCTACTGGTTCCGCTCGCTGCCCACCCCACCCGCGCGGGTGCTCGACTTCACCGTCACCTGGCCGTGGGCCGGCATGGACGAACAGGGCTTTCACCGCCTCGCCGGCAACTTCGGCCGCTGGTGCGTCCGCAACAGCGCACCCGACTCCCGCGGCAGACACCTGTACGCCGAACTGGTCCTGCTCCGTCCGCGGACCGGCAACCACACCCTCGCCGGCCAGGTCCCGCACGACAGCCGACACCTGCTCGACGAACTCGTCGGAGCGCTCGGCGACGGCGTCGGCGTCACCCCTACCCTATCGTTGGAAACGCTGCCCTGGCTGACCGCGACCCTCGGCGGCCACGGCGACGACGGCAAGAACTGGCGGTTGAAGGTCAAGTCCGCCTTCCATCGCGCGCCCCTGACCGAGCGGCACTTGCAGGTCGTCTACCGCCACCTCACCCGCGACAGTGACCTGCCCGCCGGTTCGTTGAGCCTCAACACCTACGGCGGCGCGATCAACGCCGTGCCAGCCACCGCCACCGCCGACGTCCACCGGGACGCCTCCATGCTGCTGTTCTACCTCGCCGGTTGGACCGACGCGGCCTCGGACCCGCGACACCTGGCCTGGATCCGCGAGTTCTACCGGGACATGTACGCGGACACCGGCGGTGTACCCCCGGGCGGAGCCTACATCAACTACCCCGACATCGATCTCACCACCGCGACCCGCCCCTGGCCCGATGTCTACTTCGGACCCAACTACCGGCGGCTGCAACAGGTCAAGGCGCGCTGGGACCCCCGCGACGTCTTCCACCATGAGCTGTCGGTACGACCACCCGCCCGCTGA